One stretch of Candidatus Culexarchaeum yellowstonense DNA includes these proteins:
- a CDS encoding helix-turn-helix domain-containing protein, which produces MSSDEEISAIYQVLGNPVRRKIIEVLGSRGGASLRELMESLNASSGSVYYNIELLGDLVKRDVGGKFTLTDRGWMAYRLLMDGKERISELKYYSRTPIPLKVRSKISTILFPRWLLLSLYEGKILRLIIPIIVLAFGFFTCYWTNIELCLFSASYKPLQWPIYTGLRFLASWLIVYFAFDVLPLLIHGRVGGRGILFFGLSIATIPLTIIPYIMISNLNFTIQGILIIALQVSSCLLASSTVSAAKGLGLERAFLLTVLIVYLNLTLNVVFRF; this is translated from the coding sequence ATGAGTAGTGATGAGGAGATTTCCGCCATATATCAAGTTTTAGGCAACCCAGTTAGGAGGAAGATCATTGAAGTTTTAGGCTCCCGGGGAGGTGCAAGTTTAAGAGAGCTTATGGAATCACTCAATGCAAGTTCTGGGAGCGTTTACTACAATATTGAACTCTTGGGAGACCTCGTAAAGAGGGATGTGGGTGGGAAATTCACTCTTACCGATAGGGGGTGGATGGCTTATAGGCTTCTCATGGATGGTAAGGAGAGGATTTCAGAATTAAAATACTATTCCAGAACCCCCATCCCCCTCAAAGTTAGATCCAAAATTTCCACAATCCTATTTCCAAGATGGCTACTCCTCTCACTCTACGAGGGGAAAATCTTAAGATTAATAATCCCCATAATAGTTTTGGCCTTCGGCTTCTTCACATGCTACTGGACTAATATTGAATTATGCCTATTCTCAGCTTCATACAAACCTCTACAATGGCCCATATATACTGGTTTAAGATTCCTAGCCTCTTGGCTTATAGTTTACTTTGCCTTCGACGTCCTCCCACTCCTAATTCATGGTAGGGTTGGCGGTAGAGGTATACTATTCTTCGGTTTATCCATAGCCACAATCCCACTAACCATAATACCATACATAATGATCTCCAATTTAAACTTCACAATTCAAGGAATTCTAATCATTGCCCTACAAGTCTCCTCATGCCTCCTAGCCTCCAGCACAGTTTCAGCTGCTAAGGGGCTTGGTTTAGAGAGAGCTTTCCTCCTCACAGTCTTAATTGTATATTTGAATTTGACGTTAAATGTTGTTTTCAGGTTTTAG